In Lolium rigidum isolate FL_2022 chromosome 7, APGP_CSIRO_Lrig_0.1, whole genome shotgun sequence, the DNA window TCAATTAGAGGAGCATACGATTAACATTTTATGTGGAGAGATAAAAGACTATCCAACAGAATCAACATGGACAAATGAATTTCACAAATGATAATTCTTTGGGGATGAGCAAGAGTAGAACAATTTGATCTACAAAAAATGCAGAATAAAACTACAAAAGACATCTACTCCCAGAGATTAACAGGTCTCTCAGCAGCTAAGCAGCATGTGGAAACCCAATCTTTTACATCCTAATAGAAAATTGCATCACGAGTCCTTAAGATGGTAAATTACAGTCCCCAAGGAGACATCAGCTAGCTAAAAGCAACCTGCAAGACGCTCAGGTAAATAGTGTGAAACCGCCATGAGCATCTACAATGCGCTTTGAAATGCTAAATCATATGCCTGTGGTCATAACTTACCGAGTAAGATCAAACTGGCCAGGCAATGATTGTTCCCTTGGTTACACTACATAATCCTAGCCTGCAGACATGATCTTAATGAGAAGGCTGGTGCCAGAGTGCAAGGGTCACTGCAGTTCCGAAGAATCACCAAGCGGCAAGCAGCTTTGGATGCATTTACCATCTGTATCATGGTGTTGCTTTCAGCACCTCCCATCTTTAGCTCACAGAAAACTAGTGCCCAGCGAAAAATCACTGAAGTTGGAAAGGATCTGTGAGCGGGTGGTTCCAATCTGCTGTGCAATGTCAAGCTGCTCTTCTAGCGATAACATCTCGTAGCTACAAAAAGAGAGTAAAATGTGGATTAGAAAACAATATAGCGTAATATAGGATTAAAATAGAACAACATTCTACAGTAGCGAAGTTAACAGGCTCTACAATCTAGTGATAAATGGTCAGCTGGAACAGAGTCAGCAGGATTCAGTCACAGGTGCGATTAGTACCTGGTTTCTTACAGAAGCTGGGTTAATCTGAGTTTTTACCAATCATATTGATTTTCACAATATGATATTTAAAGCATATGATTTTGGATATATTTAATAAGATTGCATAGAACATAAGAGTCGAATAACAAGTTGTTAATGCAATAAACTGATGTGTGGGAGCTTCACTTACTATGAAAGAAGCTCAAAGTCAATGATGTTATCTGGTCCAGGACGATGCGCCTTCCCGTTAGATTTAAACTGCCTGAATGATTTTGGATTCAGGCCGCACACATGGGAGACAGCATCCACAAGCTTCCTTTGTAAGCTCTGGAGCCGGCGGAATGTCAACTCATCAACAGGTGCGATGCATCCGATGCCACCATCTAGAGTACTAAACAGAAGAGCAAAACGATTTGTCTTCTCAGATGCTATGGGAAGCATCTGCAACCTCAGAAACTTGCTTATATGGGCTCCAACATGAAATTCTGCTCTGGAAAGGAGCTTCTGCCCCTTCCAGCTCTCCACCATTTTGGGAGCATAGTACAAAATCTGCAGATGTAAAGTGCAGTGAGTAATAAGGTGAACAGAGGAAGCATATGCCATATAAGTCAATGAAATAGTATCCCCATTTCTATTAGCAAATGTAGCACACAAGCAACATCAATGTGTCAAATGGTAGATCAACTAACTATTGGCAGCGTAGTTTCGCTGAAATGGAGTACTGCAAAGTGCTCAATCATATCCAGCTAGCTCAAGTAGATGGACTTGAAGTGTCATTTAACACTAGTAACATGATTAATTACTTGATTCCGTACTACCAGTTGATTTTCTGATATCAAGTCGGCCACTAAAAAAGTTCTGTAGGTTTAGAGTTATTACTTGATACATGTTTACTGTTAAGCCCTGGTAATTGATACTCCTAGTaaaattactactccctccgtctcacaaAACATGTCGAAGGTTTGTCAAAGTTTGGCTGTATCTattactatttagtgtctagatacatctaaattttgataaacttTCGACATCtttgtgggacggagggagtactacctctgtccataaaaagaTGTCGCAAGTTTTTCTATGAACGGAGGGGGTATTACAGGAGCCAATCTGGCAGTATCGATGCAATTTTGATTTAGTACCATCAAGAACTCAATAGATCACTTGCTGATGGATTTAGCAAGAATGAACATTGAACATAAGCCAGTAATACAAAAGATTATAAGGAAGAAATAACCTGCACATTCTTGTCAGAGTCAGAAACTATAAGGCTCAATGTGCTTCCATCAATTAGGAACTCAGTCGCGAAGCAATCAAGAGATCCAAAGTCCTTTGCAAGCAGAGTCAGCTGAGAACCTTGCTCCTTCCAACTAAGAAAATACACACTTTTATGGATGTCACCGAACAAAACGAAATTTTTGACCTGAAAATTAAAAGAATATCAAAGGACTGCACAATTTTCAGACCACACTGACCAAAAAACCAAGCGTAAATGGCTACTTCGCATGTCGCTTGAAAAATCACCCTACAAACAGGTCGTTACAGCATGCAATAGCTAACTGTAAGGCAAcatcaaatacaagaagaaaTATACCATCATAAAGAATATGAAATCAAGACAGTAGGGTAAGGCGTAGTATCCAAAGCTTAAATAGATACAAACTTTAAATAAAGACAGCATGTCAGTGGACCATATAATTTGCCACCAAATGAATATATGAATCACAGCCCTGAACGAGGCTGCAAGTGGTGAAGTCAGGTGGTGAAAGAGGAGCTCATGCGCCTGCTCAAGTAAGAGCAGATACATACAGCGTGCCGGCTCTTGAGGAAGAGCGACACAGCATCCCAAAGAACAGAGAGATCACAAGCGGTAAAATTATCCACTGGCAAAAAATCACTTGGGGGACATGGAGGCACGGACCTTCTACATGAGGCTCTGATCAGTTTGTCAGAACAGAAAACATGGCTCAGATATCACATTCGCTCTCCGAAGTGAGAACCACTTGACTGAAATGACTCGTTGAAGTATAATACAGAGGAACTGGCAAGCAGAAAAGGTCCAAATCAAACATtcaattttgccccaaaaaaaCTAGCTCAACCAACACGCGGAAAGTGCATGCAGCAAGCAGAGAGATGGGGGCGCATGCATTCAGATCAAGCGATGGGAGGGCCAGTGAGAAGGCGTAAAAGATTCGATTTGAACATTAAACTGTGCACGGCTGTAGAATACATCCATCCATGGTAGACGCTTCATTTGAGAATTCATAGTGAACTTCTTAAAATGATCTCCACAGAATTTGCTTCAAAACTTGTCCAATTGCACGCGAACTAGCATCACAGCAGAAACTCTATGATGGGGAGACACTAACAAAGTAGGACAAGAGAAAACTCTGGGAATTAGCCAAAAGCAATATTCATCTACTGGCCGGGTTCCTGTGTGCCACCTAAGCATGGTATTTCAGTTTAGTCTTCCAAGCAGTCAAGAACAGAATAGATTATATGTTCGTGGTTTTGGAGAAGGGACAGATAAATTCACTCCTTATTTGCTTTCCTTAACTAATTTGTTCTTGAAACATTGGAAACAAAAGGATTTCACTTTGTAGGAGGGAGGCTAATTACATAGATAAGAATTTAATGTTCACATTGGACAAAATGATGTCTAGAGAAACCAAAACAAGTAATTAAGCACCCAATTGCGTGCTTAAGGATGTAAAGTGAACCAAAGGTTGTGCAATACTCACAATGTTCAAGCTCACGACATGCAAAGGGGCATCATAGAATGCAACAGCTGTCAATTCAGAACCAGACCATTTGTTCAATGTGATTTTTGGGCCAGAAGCTATCACAAGATGACCTTGAAGCGATGCAACAGCTGATACAGCACCTTTACTCTCTTTTGAGTAGACTTCGGTCACCTGAAATTAATCTATACATGTTAAAAAATAATACAGCGGTAATTTAGATGTAAGTAGGAAACATTTTCACATGATTGGCAGTTCTCCCGTGCAATACCAGATTTTGAGAATTTTCACTTTTCGTGAAAGAGAACAGAAGCACCCGTCCTCTAGCAGCTACGTCCTCCCCTTGGACATAAGCAGTCCCGATGGCCATCAGGGTTTCATTTTCCTTGGTGGTTGTGTTCTGAAGTCAAAATGCATAACCTTTTGGTGATTAATAAGTACATATGGACATTTGGTCATCAGATTTTGGGCCCAAACAAACTTTAAGACCAAATATAGAAGGTAGCAAAGATGAAGATAGAGCATGTGGCTACTCAATCTGTCTGATTTTTGTTTAAGCAAAGACTAATAACTGAACTGGAACGAGCTGAACTAGCTTGAAGTGTGGAAGGAGAAAAGAAGTGCATACATGTAATGTAACAATGCGCACAGTCAGAGCATTTTCAAATGATTGCATTGGAATAGTGGACCTTGTCTCCCAACGTCCACCAGGTTTCTCCAACTCCAAAACGCGAACCTCGAATTCCTCAACAGTATAAGTCTTTTGGAGGTCATCAGCACTTGTAGCATCGTTATCCATGTGTTGAACCAATTCTTGATCAGCCATAATAGAAAGCACTTGATTTAAGGGGCGCACAACCTGCAAGAAACATAAATTACATATCTTGAAAAGGTAAGTGTGCATATTTTGTTATTTGATACTACCAGGTAAGTGCAATCAAAGATGGCAACAACGAAACAACGTTATCAATTATCAATGAAGTAGCAGGTGCATACTACTTACAGGAATAGACACAATAAGTGGATACAGGGACTGTtctgcataatatgtgacctgaTGTGGGGTACCATGCAAAGGTACCTGCAAAGTGCAATATGTGAAAAGCCTGCAAATAATCGTAGAGATACAACTTATGTGTAGTTGTGTACATaaaaacaaaatttaccttctgaaCAGGCCAGTAGTTGTCATAGTTATACGCTGAGGGCAATTGGCATATCTTCAGAAAACCCTACAGAGGCACGAAAAAATCATCAATCCAAAAATTCTAATAAGTTGTGAGAACGATAAAATATCCAGATAACTCTTTACCAGTGATGTAACATATATAAGTCCATGAAAACAATTTACGTTGTGGAGAACAGTGAAAGCTTCAATGGGACCATCACATAACTGCAAAACGGAATAAGCTTAAGACAGGATGGCTCCATTGACAAGAAGTAAATATAGGAATACTTGAAGTTGCATACAAATGCAGTGTATTGCTAGATTTCGAGATGCATAATATACCATAAAAGATTTGGATGTTGTAAGAAAGACCACACCAAGTCATGTCAATTTGGCATTATCAGCTTAAGTGTGATGAGTTGTGGACACATCTCATCATGCAGATGACAAATTGCGAATATATTTTTTCAGAGCAAAGGAAAATAGCGAATATATAAATTAGCTtcctacaaaaaaaaaagtgatgATAGTGTATGCGGTCATTTAAATCTTTGGAGAACTTGAAATGTTGAAACATTTCAATATCATCTATGGCTGTGTTTGACATTGCAGTGGCTTTTCAGAAGCAGTGGTTTAATTATCCTTCCATATATTGAAGTTAGTACTTACTAGAAAGACTCTTTCAATTAGATGTACCAGCAAAATCTTGCTGGAAAAGTAGAAAATTCCGAACTGACTTAATTCCACAGTTCAGTACATCACACTTACGCAACCACAAACTAAGCCTAATTGGAGAACTACACTCTTTCTCAAAGTGTTGTGTCATAACACTAACAGCGATTAGAGAACTAGAGGCATCTACTTGAATAACTTCAGGTGATATTGTTTTCGAAATTTTATTCAGAGTCAGATTTAAAAACTATACATTTCAGCATGCAAAGGAATTAAATTAGTGTGAAATACTTGTAAACAAGCATGGAATCATAGAATGAAGCAAAGAAAGAGATCGAATACAAGACAGCAAAATACTTCAGCTTAACAACATACCTGTGGATGCACCCGAAGTCGTTGTCGACAAACCATAACCCAGACTGGCTTCGTGCCACTAAGAAACAATCCCTCATAACCTCCAATATTGTTAAAAATCGTGATTCTTGGTCGTGCAAGATTTGATATGTCTTCGCGTGACGGGAAGTCAACAGAAACCCGGTGAAATCTCAGATTTCTTAGTCTCGTGTCACTGGTGTTGCCAACATCCGCAGAACCATCAGGTGAAAATGAATTAGCTTTCATATTGCCTTCCAAGCCTTCATAGCAATAAGCATGGTAACACAACAATGTCCCATCGTTCAACAAGCCAAAAAGGAATGGGCGACTGAACTGACCAGACCATCTATTCATTGCAAGCTCAACTATCCGAATGTTATTTGCTGCTTCTTTCTTCAGAGAAACCTTAGTGGCATCCGGTCCTTTTGCACCATCAACCAGAAGTGACTCGCCAGAGAAGAAACTTTCCACAGAGAAAACACATCTGAAGGTAGGCACTTCGAATATTTCTAGTTTACCACTTTCATAGCAAACGATACAGTATATATCAGACTGATCCTGAgatgaactaccactaccatcAATCGCCTCTGTAATGCCACTAGATAGCCATGCATCACTACGCGTTTTTCTCAGCCATGGCTCGGGGCCTCTGTCACGATAAAGTGTGCATGCAGATATTCTTTCACTTGAGCTTGTGAAAATACTGGGAGCATTGATGGAAAGAGCACAAGTAGACTGATCTGAAACAGGCAATAAACAGATGTATTTAGTTTTTTTTCATGATTGGAGATAATACAAGTCAGAAAATAAGATGTAGTAGTCAACTTTTTTGTTAACTGGGCATGACTTTTATGGTGGTCATAGGATGGGAAGCCTGGCAGCAAGAGATGTGACTTGATGAGAAACCAAACCCCAAGGGCTGGGAGGAACTACGAAGAAGAGAACCAGAAATTATATTGGTTTATTCTTGCTTGATAATTCCTCAATGACATATCCTTTATACTGGAAAAGGCTGATACCAtaagagtactccctccgttacaTATTAATTCACGCTGAGGGAGTACGAAACGAACAAACCAGACTGCTAGATGAAAGGAAATTACTGAAAAGGATATATAGGTCCTAGCTCAACTAGATACCTAAAGCATGTCTACTGCTTCCTAGATTGGGCATGGCCCATGGGAGATGACTTGCATAACATAGGCCAAATAAATTAAATGATTGTCTTAGCTTTGACCTATTAGTAGTGACTCAGGATTATGGGGGCGAAAATCAGGCTATTCTATGGAAGGGGGGTACCTAGCATGATGATGTAAAAAATCTTCTAGTACTAAAAAGAGAACATCACACATGTGACAGTTCATAACGAAAATATGAGGTTTTAAGGAGGGGCAGTAATTCATATATGGTCTCTTTATCTATGAAGTATGAACATGATCTTCACAAAGCATCATTCTGCATTGCCTGAGAACTGAGATTAGCCTTTTTATTCCATCCAGACCTCACCAGATCACAGGTTTGGCGCTGAAATAAGGATTTAAAATAGATACTTCCCTTTTACAGACATGTTAAAATAGCTGAATACACAACTTTATAAATAGTTTAACTAATGAGAGAGCTTTGCTACACAGTATTCAACGTCCTGAAAACCATGCATGTTACTTTTCCTATAAAGCCATATGAAGCTAGATGAGTAATTTGTACCACTCCCCTCTTATTTAGTCGCTACTAGGATCTCTGCAAAAACAATTGTTTTGGAGCTAAGTTTTTCACACTGCTGACAAATTTGGCCCAGTTTATGACTGGCCAAGTTTAAAATTTCAAAGTTTGACTAAATTTTGAAAGACCACAGCAAAAAAGCATGAAGTCAAAGAATGCTGCAGTAGTGGATATACTatacccccaacaagaagttgaaTAGTTCCATCAACCATTTTCAAAAGAACGTATGGATCTGCGATGGAAGCAGATGCCACTCCAAGAGGCTCAGAACTTGACGACGACGATTCTGAAGAATGCGCGGTAAAGTTTAGCTCTTGCGTCATGAAAGAACCATCAAGCACACGAGCACCTGTGGCATATACCTGTATGACACGCCTCCTGCAAAGATTCAAACAGCATAAGAATGATAAAAACCACTAAATAATAATCTTGCACTGTGACAAACATAATTCAAAACTAAATCACGAAACATCTCCATCCATTGTTATAGAAAGATGCCAAAAATTTGCTCTCCAGGCTCCAAACTGGCTTAAATCTAACCCGCTACTATGCTGGTCACACATACGTAGCAACCAGCATGCATTCGTCCTCACTTCACATAAAAAGGTTAACTGGGAGTGCCGAGTGGCAGCCTTCCAAAACATGGGTATATAATGCCGATGCTCTACCTTCCTAAGAAATGTGGGACTATTACTTATGCATGCCATTTTCATGGTCTGCGCATAGGTGTGAGCTCAACTAGGCTGGTTGTCAGTTTGCCACACAAGACCTGTATTACACTTGCCTGATGATAtaaataactactccctccgatccaaaaaaACAAAAGTGTGAGAACTTAGTACAAAATTTCCGACAAtttttatggatcggagggagtaaaataATATAAGTAATAGTGACTGACTTTAGACGTTTACAGTTTACATGCTTTAAGATTTGAGAAAGATTCTCATGGAGCAAGGAAGCATTTCCGTTGATTTTTAGCTTTATCACATGAGGGAAACCTTCCAATCAGTCTTCAATATAGAATTACTTTGAGTAAATAAATGCAATGACAAATTAGACGCCTCAAGAGTTTGAGCAGGCTTTAGTAGCTCATGCAGCCCAGGCAACAGATCACCATCAGCATGTCATTGGGCTGTGCTGACCTGGCTGGCTCATGCAGACGGCAGACCAGGCATCCAATTCCCCAAGATACATGCAACCCAGTCGGTATGTCTGTACATTCTATAAGGCTACTGATGATCTAATACACTGTGCAAATTATGTCAATGTGCTGTGTCAACCCTGTATAGGGTAGTGTCAtataaatttagaaaaaaaaaaagtaatcATCGGCATACCTTCCAAACAAATTACCAGCAGCAATGGTTGCCCCTTGAACATAATAGTCAACTGTTTCAGTGACTTCCCCTAGATCATCACCTGTCTCGAGTACCTTGCATAACATAAGTACAGACAATTCAGTGAGAACATACGTTAAAAGAAAACTATGTCACACACAGCTGACAGAAACTTACAAAATCTAGTACAATCAAACTAACCCACTGAGGTTTATAAGCAGGTGGCCAACCCCCTAATCATTGCAAAACCGTTCAAATAGGATGTCGATTGGTTGCCAACATGGAATGCCACATCAATGTGGACCCAAATTGTCATAAGTTCCTTCACCTCTCTCTCTCGATTGGTTGCCAACATGGAATGCCACATCAATGTGGACCCAAATTGTCATAAGTTCcttcacctctctctctctcgattggTTGCCAACATGGAATGCCACATCAATGTGGACCCAAATTGTCATAAGTTCCTTCACCTCTCATACTGGAACACATGGCAACTTCAAAAATACCTTTCCCATTTTCCTTCAGGCCCTGCTTGGAATGTAGGTTTAATATTCCTGGCCTGTTTTGTTGTGCCCACGAACGGCCGGATTTGGAGCAGGGCCTCAGCAGGCCCGTGAAGTTTTCTGGGTCTGCCGTGCACTAAACGCACGGGCAAAAAAACGGAGCGGCAGAAAATAAGACGAAACAAGCGATGATTCCGGGAACAGATACGGCACCTAACTTTTAGGTCTGTTTCGCTAAAAGAACGCAGAAATAGGCAGGGCCTCATGATTTTTAGTGAACCGAGATTCTGGTTTACTAGGAACAGATGGCTGGTCCTATTT includes these proteins:
- the LOC124673807 gene encoding probable cleavage and polyadenylation specificity factor subunit 1; translation: MSYVAYKMMHCPTGIDHCAAGFITHCPSDAAAFSTAAAAASGPEGDVDSASRPKRLGPTPNLVVAAANVLEVYAVRAEAVADDGAQPSSSSGAVFDGISGARLELVCHYRLHGNIESMAILSDGAENRRDSIALAFRDAKITCLEFDDAVHGLRTSSMHCFEGPEWQHLKRGRESFAWGPDIKADPLGRCGAALVYGQQMTILKAAQVGQSLVGEDEPTRALSSTAVRIESSYSIDLRALDTSHVKDFTFVHGYIEPVLVILHEREPTWAGRIASKHHTCMISAFSISMTLKQHPMIWSATNLPHDAYQILSVPPPISGVLVVCANSIHYHSQSTSCSLALNNFSSQTDGSPEIPKINFHVELDAAKATWLSNDIVMFSTKTGEMLLLTVVYDGRTVHRLDLMKSKASVISSGVTTIGSSFFFLGSRLGDSLLVQFSCGLPASVLPDLTDDRSADIEGDLPFSKRLKRVPSDVLQDVTSVEELSFQNNMLPNSLESAQKISYIVRDSLINVGPLKDFSYGLRANADPNATGNAKQSNYELVCCSGHGKNGALSVLQQSIRPDLITEVELPSCRGIWTVYYKSSRGHTTEYNEYHAYLIISLESRTMVLETGDDLGEVTETVDYYVQGATIAAGNLFGRRRVIQVYATGARVLDGSFMTQELNFTAHSSESSSSSSEPLGVASASIADPYVLLKMVDGTIQLLVGDQSTCALSINAPSIFTSSSERISACTLYRDRGPEPWLRKTRSDAWLSSGITEAIDGSGSSSQDQSDIYCIVCYESGKLEIFEVPTFRCVFSVESFFSGESLLVDGAKGPDATKVSLKKEAANNIRIVELAMNRWSGQFSRPFLFGLLNDGTLLCYHAYCYEGLEGNMKANSFSPDGSADVGNTSDTRLRNLRFHRVSVDFPSREDISNLARPRITIFNNIGGYEGLFLSGTKPVWVMVCRQRLRVHPQLCDGPIEAFTVLHNVNCFHGLIYVTSLGFLKICQLPSAYNYDNYWPVQKVPLHGTPHQVTYYAEQSLYPLIVSIPVVRPLNQVLSIMADQELVQHMDNDATSADDLQKTYTVEEFEVRVLELEKPGGRWETRSTIPMQSFENALTVRIVTLHNTTTKENETLMAIGTAYVQGEDVAARGRVLLFSFTKSENSQNLVTEVYSKESKGAVSAVASLQGHLVIASGPKITLNKWSGSELTAVAFYDAPLHVVSLNIVKNFVLFGDIHKSVYFLSWKEQGSQLTLLAKDFGSLDCFATEFLIDGSTLSLIVSDSDKNVQILYYAPKMVESWKGQKLLSRAEFHVGAHISKFLRLQMLPIASEKTNRFALLFSTLDGGIGCIAPVDELTFRRLQSLQRKLVDAVSHVCGLNPKSFRQFKSNGKAHRPGPDNIIDFELLSYYEMLSLEEQLDIAQQIGTTRSQILSNFSDFSLGTSFL